Within the Eucalyptus grandis isolate ANBG69807.140 chromosome 1, ASM1654582v1, whole genome shotgun sequence genome, the region ACGgagttggaaaagattcttcaGGTGATAACAGAACTGGAGACTCAACGGCACTAGTCGTTAAAGATGGCGATGAACAGCAGTCAGGATGACTTATCCAAGTATAATACCCAACACAGAGAATGGAATACTTCATTAAGTGGAGATTATGTGACTGGTCATCTCTCTTCGCTCTGAGATTTCAACAAAATCTTGCCCTTGTCATTCTTTATTCAAGTTTAGTATGCGACAGATCAAGAAGTGAAGGTGATCTCTGCAACGGGTGTTCTGTAGGAAATATTGTCATATAGGGGATTCGTTGATTGGGCCCGCTTCTTGTTCAGGCACACTTTTCTCTGCCTCGATGCATAAATGTTTTCACTTGAAAGAGCTTGAATCTAAGACCAAgatcctctttttatttttactcttgTAACAGACAAAACTGGCGAGATCAAGTTGAATTGTTTCTTACTTTGTTTTATACATTGGTTACTCTGCACCAATGTAAAGGCAAAACTAATACATATATTCTCTGAGGTTTGTTTGTACCTTGGGCTTTTGGCTGGTGCTATGTCTTTGTTCCATAAAACCCTTGATCCCAATGGAGAAAGAACTGAATTCGATTATACAAAATGCTTCCATCTGAGATCAGATGATTATGAACTGCAGGTGCTATGTCTCTGTATCTTTGCAAGGTTGTCTGCgtgcccatttttttttttttttggcttaaatcatatttttgaatCATTAGCATACAGTCTTGGAAGCAATATATGAAATAAGTccattccaaaattaaaaaataaaatgaaataaactaAAATGTGAACGCTTTCTTTATTCTTAACTTCAAGTATTTTAAATATagtttgtaaaaatatttatcttttcataGTATTACGGGAACAAGAATTATTGATTCCTTTTAATTAAGAAGGGAACGCAATAAATTGTGTTAAAGGTTAGTTATAATTTATTAAAACTTTATTGCTTCTCTAACCAAGTACTCCATTTGTTTAGTTTATTCTTTTTAGTGCACTCGGATTAGTGACGGCTTTGTAAACTTGTGGTTTAGTACAATACCGTAAGACTCGTAAGACTCTTAACATTATAGTGGGCATTTCACCCACCTTCACTCACCTCAAGTGCAGGAAGCTATTATACCTACTTACTCGGTGGTAGCTAGAATCGAAGTCCTGATGTGGTCTCTATCTTCATCACCATGAAGTCCTCTAATTTCCTatttatctttgtcttcccGACAGAGAGGATAGAGAGAAAATACGGGGGTGACATCACGGGATCTCTCACCCTAAGACGGATCTCCCACCTGTTTCTTTCACTTAAGCCTTAAAGGACATGCttgggttctttttcttttttctttttgtcattttttataatattttcctgACAACATCGGTGGTTTGGGTTATGTAGTTGAGTTGGATTGCCCCCATCTGATGCCGACCTAATCAAATTGACTTCGAGGATAGTCCAagaccaaattaaattttaaataggAGCACGACGTCCATTTTTGACATTGCCCCTATAGATTTCCTCGTGCTAATTTGTATTGGTTAGGACCAAATTTTCTATTATTCAGATATTTCTGAgtttaaaaaactaaaattagtGAAGCATGATGGTGGGAGAAATTATAGAAGACGAGCGATTGGTGAATTGGGAATTCAATCACTGCAGTTTCCAAATTTCCATTCAAAACGTTAGAcaattcagaattttttaaagatgaaaCTTTATATAAAAACTATCTTCAAGATGATGGAGATGAAAATCTTGAAGATTGGTCTTGTAGaatgattgtaatttttttttttggtaagggtaATAATATATAGagctaacaaaaaaaaaaaaaaaacacaagattCGGCGTtacaaaacttacactcaaaagACAATAAGTCAAAAAGAGTGGAAGGGCATCGAATGCAAAAAACCTCTAAAAAGGCGGCGAGAAAAGTAGGCAATAGCAGTGCAAACAATAAAAACAAGGAAGAAACCTAAACAAGCCAGAGCTCATAACGACCCGCATCCAATCCAAGCTTCAAGAATGGCAGCAAAGATAACCGGGCGAGCAAACTAAGAAGAAGTAGACGACCACGTCAAAACCTCCACCCAAAGGACATCTAAGGGCTCGTAGGAGTAGAAGAGAAAATATAAGGATCAATATCCCATTTACGTTGTAATCTTCTATTTCTCAGGTTGTACATTCTTGAAAATTAAGGCCTTATCTTTAGCAACTTTAATGAGATGATTTTTTACGGCCGGAATCGCCAACATATGGCATCTAAACAGGATGTCGTTTCTGAACTTCCAAATGATGTGGTATAAAGCACCAAACGAAAAACGGGCAATTGAGTGATAAAGTCCTTACCAACAAGAAATTTCATCGCCCATTGAAGGTTTTTAGACCAGGTCCTATTGTGCCATGGAAGATTGCATCTCGCCGCCCAAAAATCAGCAAAGCTGGTAGTGATACAACACCCAAAAAATAGATGATTGATTGAATCCGGAATTAGTTTACAAAATGCACAAACTGCATTACCAATCCTGCCATATGATAAGAGTAAGGCTTGGGTGGGAAGACGGTTCTTGGTAATAAGCtagagattaaattgatatatcggATGTATAACTTTGTTCCAAATGAAGGAAGCCTAGACGATCGTAGCCTTTTTCCTTCTAATAGTATGCCACGTTGAGGCTATCGAAAAAAGACCTAAAGAGCTATCACTGCAAATAAAACGATTCGGAACctgggaaagaaaaggaagcagtTGATTCCATGAATCTAACACTGTCCTCATAGACTGTCTAGACGGAGAGAAAATGTCAGCCACCGTAAATACATAATTGtaattgaatgattgtaatTGTTGCAAGTAAATACATACTATCGTTGTAAAGAAAGTTGATGAGATATTATAGTCACCTATTGTGATGAGAGACTTTTTCAATTTACaagagaattttctaataatttggCTGTTTTGATGGGTTATGCTGAAATCGTATTGAAAGTATATCGCAAGTTTCTATACACCTCTTCGAATCGAAGAACTAGGAAAATCTTTGGGGAGACAATTTGTTTCCACAAACGCATTAGTCCAATTCATTCTTGTCCATATTTACACATTATTCGTGTGTACGGTGAAGGTAATCGGTGTATTGATTGGTTAACAAATTTTGCTTTGAACACTTTGGTTGAATGTATGCTGCcatgagatttaatttatatattgttAGGTAATCAAGTTGATATTTCTGCATCATGATAAAACATTTGATTTTACACTATATTCAAGAATGGTACGGCCAGCTTCTGGTACGACCAGCTTCGTtgttcttttaataaaaataaaataatataagcCTGTTTGTTTTAGCGTATGTAAAAATATGTTTCcattaaaatttaagaaattaactgaatttttaaaaataagagtAGATTGCATGTGAATTTACTAGTTAATGATAGCACGTTAGGAAAGTttcacttattttgtttttaagaaGAGTCGAAATTCGCTGTGAGATTTTgattaaacgaaaaaaaaaaccaaataaatcatcataaaaacttgtaatcatttgaaaaatcaacaatttggAATATAATTTCATATGAACATCTCTTAAATCGTTACaaagataaataaacaaaagatattttcatcGTCAAAGAAAACATTTAGATACACCatattgatgatataatttTTCCCgtcgattaattttttttcgaaaataaataatttaaattataagaagatgttttgtcaaaataattaatatttagcCCATTTCAAGCGGACCGCGCAAAACTGCTGTGCGGGTCAGCTTCCATAGTCCAACGACCCGACCGAATTGCTAGATGTTCATACAATTTCATATGAACATTTCCTCATCAAAGAAAACATTTAGATATACCGTATTGATGATATAATTTTTGCCGtcgatttattttaaaaaaataaaaataattatttataaaaagacGTTCTATCAAAATAATTGATATTTTGCGAGCGCATGCGGAGCGCGCAAAACTGCTCTGCGGGTCAGTGATATCGTCAAGCAGGATGCATCAACTGACCGTTGAGAAATCGAATGAGAAAAAGATAACCAATGAATGAAGATCACAAAGGCCCTGAGCGGCATCGCATCAAACGCCGTCGACGGCCACATTCAACAGGCCCTGCGAAGCCTCCACCCGGCCGGAGCGCGGCGGCTCGACGGCGGCGCTTTCGGCCGCCTGCTCCAGTACTGCACCGACCACCAGCTGCCCCGCCAGGCCAGGCAGCTCCACGCCCGCATAGTCTTGTCTTCCGTCGTTCCCGACAACTTCCTCGCCTCCAAACTCATCACCTTCTACGCCAAGTCGAACCGCCTCCGCGAAGCCCGCAGGGTGTTCGACGAAATCCCCCAGAAGAACATCTTCTCTTGGAACGCTCTGCTCATCGGGTACGCGCTCCAGAGCAGATTCGCCAACGCCCTGAGGCTGTTTTCGTCGTTGGTGTTCTCTTGCTCGGGGGACGCCAGGCCCGATTTCTACACCGTATCGTGTATTTTGAAGGTACTGTCGTCCTCGTTTTGTGATCCCAAGTTGGCCAGGAAAGTGCACTGCTTTGTCCTGAGAAACGGGTTCGACTCTGATATCTTCGTGGCGAATGCGTTGGTTACATTTTACGCGAGGTGTGATGAAGCGGGCTTGGCGAGAATTGTGTTTGATAGGATGCCTGAGAGAGATATCGTGTCGTGGAACTCCATGATTGCTGGGTACTCTCAGTGTGGGTACTATAGGGAATGTAAAGAACTGTACAGGGAGATGCTGGAATCGGGATTGAGACCCAATGGAGTAACAGTTGTTAGTGTATTGCAGGCCTGTGGCCAGTCTCAGGATCTGATTTTTGGCATGGACGTGCATAAGCTTGTGATAGACTGCCAAGTTCAGGTTGATATTTCTCTTTATAATGCACTAATTGGGTGCTATGCAAAATGTGGAAGCCTAGATTATGCAAGGGAGTTGTTTGAGGAGATGGATGAGAAGGATGAAGTCACGTACGGGGCAATTGTTTCGGGATACATGGTTCATGGTTTTGTTGACAAAGCAATGGGAATTTTCCAGGGGATGAAATGCCCTGGTTTGAGTACATGGAATGCTGTGATTTCAGGTTTAGTTCAGAACAACCATCACGGGGAGGTTTTGGATTTGTTTCGAGAAATGCTGGACTCCGGTACCAGACCCAATACTGTGACACTTTCGAGCATCCTTCctacttgttcatttttttcgTACTTGaagggaggaaaagaaataCATGCTTTTCAGTTAAGAGAAGTTATGATCAGAATATTTATGTTAGTACTGCCATTATTGACACCTATGCAAAGTCGGGGTTCATTAGTGGGGCACAACAGGTGTTTGATCATCTGAAAGGTAGGAGCTTGATTGTGTGGACAGCTATAATATCGGCTTATGCAGCTCATGGAGATGCTATAACGGCTCTCGGCCTGTTTGATAACATGCAGACTCGTGGGATCCAACCTGATCCAGTGACAATTACAGCAGTTTTATCAGCATGTTCCCATAATGGGCTTGTAGATGTAGCAtggaaaattttcaatgaaatgtTGCCAAACTATGGCATTGAGCCCTTGGTTGAGCACTATGCTTGCATGGTTGGTGTTCTAAGCCGAGCAAAAAGGCTATCTGAAGCAGCAGAATTTATTCGCATGATGCCTATTCAGCCAAGTGCCAAGGTTTGGGGCGCATTGCTTAATGGGGCTTCTGTATCTGGTGATGTTGAGCTTGGAAAGTTTGCTTGTGATCATTTATTTGAGATTGAGCCTGAGAACACTGGGAATTATGTTATCATGGCAAATTTATATTCACAAGCTGGGAGATGGGAAGAAGCGGATAGAGTTAGGGGGAAGATGAAGAACATAGGGTTGAAGAAGATTGCAGGCAATAGCTGGATAGAAATGGACGGAGGTTTAAAGAGTTTCATTGCAAGAGATGCATCAAGTGATAAACATGAAGAGATTTACGAAGTTTTGGAAGGACTGCTTGGGCCATTGAGAGAAGAAGGGTATGTTTACAAAGAAGAGATGGATGAGGAGTCTCTTCACGTATGAAGCTTTGGGAGAAAATTAAAAGCTACTTGCAAATTCAACAGCGAATGGGGACAAAATTAATGGTGAGAAATGCATTGTGACTAACATCATTTCCTTCCATTGATTTTTATGCTATTGATGAAAAGTCACTGGGTTCCAAGCACGTGAAGCTTTATATTTTGAAGGGGACTGATATCAATCAGCATGAGAGGCAGATCGAATTGAGTCTGAGCTGTTCCATCCGGAGGAAACTATCGAGGCTAGTCAAAGCTCCATAATGATTGAGTaacttttggaatttagatccaTAACGAAATTTCTTAAGCCTGGGCGATGCTGGGATATGTATACTGCTTTCCTTCATGCTGCAAACAACGCGGCGACCACTGCCTTCTTTAACACCTGCAGTATAAGGATCTCTGATTACTGAAGAACAGGATGCTTAAATTGGTTGACTGACATGGGTCATATTCTGGAAAAAGAGGAAACCTTGGATTAAGAATTTTTGCATACAAACTTCGAGTGATTAATTTAGTTGAAAATAGCAACTTAGCTGATCCACTTCCCTTTATTTAAATGAAGCTGGCCCTTATCATCAACAGCGAGCATAATGATTGTATCCTCTGCTGCTGGGGTTTAATTCACTTCAGAATCTTTCGGTACTGGTTTTGCCTTTTTCCATCTGCTTTAGTCTGAAAAGGTGAACTTGCCCATGAAGCATCCAAGTACTCTAATTGATGGGCTAAAAACGTACTGTGCTCTTTTTGATGTTTATCATTACCTTTTGACTGGTCGGCACTAAAGCTGAGCGTTTCCTTATTAAATCTACGCTTATGCTCtgtccatctcctcctcctcgtagGCGAAGAGCAAAATTAGTGGAGGCGAGCATTGGTCTAGAGTTAACCTTAGACTGATCTTAGACTGACTAGCTAACCCAATTAGTTTTGGTTTGGTTCCAGGGAAATATGATCGGTCCTTGATCTTGAGATTCCTTAACCTTGCATTATATGAGTTGGTCCTCATTCATGAGATTTTAGGGTTggtatatatataatgttagatatattatatattatatattatatatcatatATTATATACTTTTGTCTACTCTAAACTTTGGCGCCTCctcttctattattttttttcttatgcagTTGAGTTTACTATATAAAATTGAAGTAGAAAAAGACTTAGCcttaattcaaccaaaaaatagaaatgctctCTGCTCGCCTCTCTCTATTCGTTCACCCACTTAGGCCTCGCTCACCTTGCTTGTTGCTTGCCTCGCTCGTGTGGTTTACTGCTCCCGTTTGTTCACTTGCCTTACCACTCGCCTTTGGCATTTCCTTGCTCACCTGACATATTcatttttatggtttgttacttttagcaaggttgaaatttttgctgttattttatcttatatttatgtttgatatgttTTGATGTTTATAGTTTGGTTACTTGATGTGACATTATTgatgaatatataatttgaaatagtaTGTTCTTGCAAggattgcaaaaaaaaatgaaacaaaaaaataaataattggtTGGTCCTAGATTGACCTTTGAACTGGATTGTCTCCATAAGATTGATCCGGATTCTCAACCTTAAGCTCAATATGATCGGTCATCGattgaaaaaattgagaactaaTATTGTGCGAGTTAGTTCTTGGGTTAGGTGTTGAACCGGCaactcggaccatgctcactCCTAGAAATCAGAGTGAATGGGTTTGAGATCATTAAACTATATCATTGAGTTAATCCTTGGGCAGTTTGGCCTTCTTTAGGAACAACCGACTGCATCAAATTTAGTCGAAATTATCACAAGGCAAGTCCTAATATTTATCAATTTCATATgctcaagtcctaaaattttcactCATGCATTTAAGTCCTACGATTTGTAACTCATATTTCAATAGAGTCCTTGAGAGTACTTAAAGTGCAATTGAAGTTGCAAGTGTTGGTACTTAAATGAACAAAGTGAAAGTTCCAAGACTTAAGGGcataaaattgtcaaattttagaacttgtcTTGTAATTATCACAATTTAACAAAAAGTTTCCTAAAAATCTCGAGGATAGACTCATTGCACAAGTGacatttgctaaaaaaaaattcctaagaACTTTGAAGCTACAAAGTTAGAAACTAGCAATTAGGAACTCCTATACATGCACAAATGACACATTCGTGATAATAGTATTTGAAGATGTCATGGAGTCCATACTTCCGGTAACGATTTCTAGAGATTCAGTTTCTGAACACGGAGtcagtgaaaagaaaaatgaggatcTGTTCTTTGATTTGGGAGCAAAATCGCAATCTTTGAATGTCCTGTGGCGAGTACAGATAAGAATGTTGGACTCCAGAAAGCGGTGATTTGGTGGATCCAATGCAAGATTGGAAGACTAAAAAAGCTAAAAACAAGAGACAGTAGGGAGCAGATGACCCCGAAGAAGGTGACGATAACAAGGCCATGACACGTGCGACCGTAGTGGAATCGCCGAGCCCAACCAAAACTTTACATTATTGCGGTTGTTATGTTAGGAGACAAAGAAGAAGCAGCCACGGAAGAGAAAATAAACTCTTGTCTagtctttcctcttttttttttttttttttttttttccttcttgtccCCATTCGTCCTTCTCATCATGGAAATAGCTTTTACACAGCAATGAAAACCACAGGAGTCAATTTTTTTCAGGGTTGGCAAAGTCGGTTGGCGTGTCGGGGAATTTTTAGCTTCAGATTTGAAGATAGATCTGGACTTAACTAACTCATGACGCTTGTAGGATTTTTCACGAGTTTTTGGATAATTGGGTCTTTGGACATGTGTCTTTATGTTAtaatgaaaaagcaaaaagggaaAGTGCTGGAGTCattaaagaagagaagaaaatttgctTAAATTGGACAAATGCTTTGGgacaaaataaaaactattgACATAACATATCCTACTCCATAATCCCACCTCCTTTTGTCCAAGCTTTTACATGTGGCCAGACAGGCAGCGGGATTTTCTGCACGGAAGATAgtgaacttttgctttctccattAATAATTGTACCGACGTGCATCAATATACCAAATGATATATTTCTTGATTTGAGCTTATAGTTCATCTCATCATTTCGGTCCATTGGaggtgtgtgtatatatattccCATTGATTGTGTGAGATCCACCCCTACCCAATCAATGGCAAAATAGAAATTTCAATGAAGATACCAACCAAAAGGAATTGCTTTTAACAAAAGTTTGACAAGTGAACTTAAtctaattcacaaaaaattgaCTCAAAATATCACCTATTTATAACACAATGCGATGCGCTAGCTTTTTCGAAGATACCATGTAAAACTTAATTATTGGTAGGACCAATCATATAAGGGACTATTGCATGAATTTGGGTGTCTACACCAGTATATAGCATGACCTAAGTTTAACATAGGAGTTACTAACTTGTTAAATGTAACGGTTCAAACATATTCAAGAGTCAAGAGTTTTTATATATATTGGTTTGATGCAATATTTTCCTCCTGATTTGAGATTAACTAAGTATCTCGAGAGCGTGAAGCTTACTGATTTAAGTTATTAAGAAAGATAATGGACCTGTTTTGGATGAGGACCCATTATCAAAAccatgaaaaggaaatgaatgagTGATGAAGTGGAGAGGTGACAAAATATTGAATGCCACAATAGGGACTCCATCTTGACATTTTaagctctaaaaaaaaaatcaaagttatgTAGAAAATTACCTTTAACAGTCTTAAAACTATTTTATGGATGCAATtccaatcttaaacattttaattttaataaattgatcataaaaTTTTGTACGAAATTCTAGTATATTCATTCcaatcatttttcattaaaaaattcgtTGACATGCCCATTCAGTCATTGTTGATCGTTTTACGTGACACATCgccacattagtgatttctgtaaaaaattagttgaaatgactatattgaaatttcatgcaaataTAGAagacttaattagcaaaattaaaaagttttgaattgaattggcattcatataataaatttaggattgattgaacaattttccctaaAGTCACGCCTACACTTCTAAGTCCATATAGCTTGGGAATAAGCCCTATAGCACTATGCCAACCACAGTGATGGTCTAATGTTATATTAGCTCGATATGATCAATTGGTAGTCATTATGTCAAGTATATACAATCATCATATCTTGATTGACCCAATATATTCGTAATGTGAGTTTGACTTATACGGGGTGTAGGGATTACTCTAACTTTACTCAAATTCACTTGTATTTGGTGGTATGACGGTGGTGGACTTACCTAAAGTGAGCAGTAATTATAACACAAATTGAACATTTTAACTGTATTTTTAGAACTGTATTTTTAGAACTCTTATGGTAACGCTCGAAAGGTTGTCCATGTTGCTTGTCCTCTCCATCCTATCCACTGAAAAGTTGGAAGAGGTCATCCTGCATCCAGTAGAAGGATCAACGCTGCTGTCCGGACACTTGTCAACCTTTTATGAGTATTTCTTGTTGCCCTCGTGTAAATTTAAcacaaaaataaacaattaagaCAGACAAACCCTCAACCGACACGGGGGAAATAAAAAGACTTAAAACACCCCATGTAGTCTGTTTTTCTCGACTGTCCGGCTACAATTAACCTCTAACGTCAACGTTGTTGTCCGGCTAACCTCTCCAGTAAATGTTTTCTCGTTCTGATGAAGAAGATTTAGCTTTCGATTATATTAATGATCTTCACTttccgatttttatttttacaatagTCCAGCTCTAACGGCCCCCTCCGAACATATCATAATGATTCTACTGCAACAAAATATTAGATTTGTGTTGCTTTTATTTCGCACCACCTGTGGTCCAAAGATGCGAATTTGTCAAGCATGTTATTACGACCCATTAAAATGCTGTCAGCTGGAAACTCCCTCCACGTTGACCTTTTCAACTCAATTTAACTTGTAAAAGAGAGATTGGGGTTTCAAGTTCGAAATAATGGTCATGCTTGATTTCATCCACTTTTTAATTCCAAAACAGTTATTTTGCTTGACGCCAAGCTTCTATTGATAACATGCCATGGAAATCTTTTAACTTACTTTTGCTTTACATTCGTgtagataaaattaaaattttgtccATAAATTTCAAATCTACAAGATCAAATACCATATCATATCTAGTCTGAAGTATATGATCATCAATCTCTATTTTACTCTTGATATCTTTTCCCACAAAATATTTTGAGGGATCTCAATATAAAAAATggttcaaaaagtcataaatttatacatatttgtcaatttagtcataaacctttaaattttatcaatagagtacaaaatttcacattttatcaattgaatttattcggcTACTTTTGATAAGAATTTATTGATGTGGATGTGAGACATTCTACGTGACACAATCAATGTTGATatagataattttcaataatattttaatatttttcaattttatttttattttttcttttacatttctcttttctttcttcattttttttcctaatgtcTCATTGGCCAAGGGTGAAGGCGGCCTTCGCCATAGTAGTGATGGCCTTATGGGGATGGTTGTGGGCAAGTGCCCGATGACCCTGTCACTTGCccacaatttatataaaaaaaataaagagaaggaaaaaaagggaaaaaaaaaaaaaaaagaagaaataaataattcaaaaaaatattaaaatatcattaaaaattatcaatgttaGCATTGCTCGTGCCACATAGGAGAGTTGGCGTCCACATCAACAAATTCTGGACAAATTAGCCAGATAGATTTTATTAGCaaagtataaaaatatttaggacttaattgacaaaattaaaaagtgtatgactaaattgacaataatataataaatttaaaactttttgcacaatttTTCAATCTCAATATGACCTGAGTTGGCTCGTCACTCTTATGTCCTAATCTACATATAGTAGTTCATATTTTTATACTATTGTATAGTCATTTATTATCCTCCAAAATGGTGTGtccatataaagaaaataaattttaatgcGAGGAGAATGTTTGGGACCAAATAGTCATTAAACAAATCACTGACAGCCAAACATACATAAAGAGAGGGGA harbors:
- the LOC104436082 gene encoding LOW QUALITY PROTEIN: pentatricopeptide repeat-containing protein At2g37310 (The sequence of the model RefSeq protein was modified relative to this genomic sequence to represent the inferred CDS: inserted 1 base in 1 codon) → MKITKALSGIASNAVDGHIQQALRSLHPAGARRLDGGAFGRLLQYCTDHQLPRQARQLHARIVLSSVVPDNFLASKLITFYAKSNRLREARRVFDEIPQKNIFSWNALLIGYALQSRFANALRLFSSLVFSCSGDARPDFYTVSCILKVLSSSFCDPKLARKVHCFVLRNGFDSDIFVANALVTFYARCDEAGLARIVFDRMPERDIVSWNSMIAGYSQCGYYRECKELYREMLESGLRPNGVTVVSVLQACGQSQDLIFGMDVHKLVIDCQVQVDISLYNALIGCYAKCGSLDYARELFEEMDEKDEVTYGAIVSGYMVHGFVDKAMGIFQGMKCPGLSTWNAVISGLVQNNHHGEVLDLFREMLDSGTRPNTVTLSSILPTCSFFSYLKGGKEIHAFQLRXSYDQNIYVSTAIIDTYAKSGFISGAQQVFDHLKGRSLIVWTAIISAYAAHGDAITALGLFDNMQTRGIQPDPVTITAVLSACSHNGLVDVAWKIFNEMLPNYGIEPLVEHYACMVGVLSRAKRLSEAAEFIRMMPIQPSAKVWGALLNGASVSGDVELGKFACDHLFEIEPENTGNYVIMANLYSQAGRWEEADRVRGKMKNIGLKKIAGNSWIEMDGGLKSFIARDASSDKHEEIYEVLEGLLGPLREEGYVYKEEMDEESLHV